In Chlamydia gallinacea 08-1274/3, the sequence CGATTTAGTGCATCTTCCCCGATCTCTCCTCCCCCTAAAGCCGCATCAACTCAGTGGAGGTCAAAAGCAATGTGTCGCTATTGCTAAGGCATTAATCTGTGAACCTAATCTTCTCATTTGTGACGAACCCTTGTCTGCCCTAGACACCCTCAACCGCTCACTCATTCTAGAGCGATTTCAAACAATAAAACAAGAGTGTAAAAGCACCCTACTCTTTATTACCCATGATATGTCCGCTACGTATTACTTAGCTGATACCATTGCTGTGATGCACCAGGGAATGCTTGTAGAATATGCTCCTACAAAAAAAATCTTTCAAACCCCCGAACATAAAAAAACTCAAGAACTATTAGATGCGATCCCAAGATTCTCTCTAGAATACACTATGGACTTCCAGGAAAATTTAGCAACAAGCCACGTGCTAGTATAAAAGAAATCCCCAAGAGAAACACTTTAATACCTAAAGTTCTTTGTAGTATTGTAAGCGGTAGGTATACTAGCAGTAGATTCCTCGCATTATGCTAAGAATACAACTAAGCGATACGCAGTTTACGCTAAATTTAATATCTTGTCTTCGAAACACATCGAAACACGGAATATATCAATCGCGATGTTAAATCGTTGACAGAAGAAATAGAGCGTGCTACGACTCAAAATAACAGCCGTTGCCATGGAGCACCATTCATGATGGAAATTTCTCATATCTTGGAAGACCTTGCTTATGATGAAGGAATTCTTCCTAGAGAAGCTATTGAAGCGGCCATTGTGAAGCACAAACAAATCACTCCCTATTTATTACACATTCTTGAAGAAGCTAGTGAGCGTATTCCCGAACTAATTAATGACGGTAGTTATCAAGGTCATCTCTATGCTATGTACCTATTAGCTCAATTTCGAGAAAGCCGTGCTTTGCCTCTCATTATTAAGCTATTTTCCTTTACTGATGATACTCCCCACGCCATTGCAGGTGATGTGCTTACTGAAGACTTATCGCGAATTCTTGCTAGTGTATGTGAGGATGAGTCTCTAATCAAAAACCTTATCGAATCCCCAGGAATTAATCCCTATGTAAAAGCAGCAGGAATCTCAAGCCTAGTTCACCTTGTAGGAGCTCAAAAAATCTCAAGAGAGACAACGATTCATTACT encodes:
- a CDS encoding ABC transporter ATP-binding protein, translated to MTHLVTIEHLSLTMRKHVLLKDICLQLNKGECLAIVGSSGSGKSSLALTILGLLKPNTGTITFHVHPKMPKAKIVQMVWQDISSSLNPTMCVEELILEPLNILGIRSKERLYQVLDLVHLPRSLLPLKPHQLSGGQKQCVAIAKALICEPNLLICDEPLSALDTLNRSLILERFQTIKQECKSTLLFITHDMSATYYLADTIAVMHQGMLVEYAPTKKIFQTPEHKKTQELLDAIPRFSLEYTMDFQENLATSHVLV
- a CDS encoding DUF1186 domain-containing protein: MEISHILEDLAYDEGILPREAIEAAIVKHKQITPYLLHILEEASERIPELINDGSYQGHLYAMYLLAQFRESRALPLIIKLFSFTDDTPHAIAGDVLTEDLSRILASVCEDESLIKNLIESPGINPYVKAAGISSLVHLVGAQKISRETTIHYFGELLNYRLEKNPSFAWDSLIAAICALYPGELFYPISKAFQAGLIDETFISMEDVTNVIQEETIDSCMQELLSSPELINDTLEEMEKWLEDFPKPPQVSSEQT